One Candidatus Poribacteria bacterium DNA segment encodes these proteins:
- a CDS encoding thiamine pyrophosphate-requiring protein — protein MYGEALENTNPPHRTARKIKNMKVVDAIAKVLKAEGVEYLFAYPVNHIIEAAAKLDIRPIIVRQERIGLHMADAMSRITSGEKIGVFCMQSGPGSENAFGGVAQAYGDSAPIVVLPGGYSRNITQIQPNFNSALNYRHVTKSCEQVTMPEAVPEAMRRAFTQVRNGRPRPALVEFPSDLFNEEISDDFDPTPVPTVRYGPDSASIEAAAAALLDAECPIIYAGQGVHYAQAWDSLKELAELLAAPVTTSLGGKSAFPEDHPLALGSGGRAIPKPVHHYLQKADLIFGIGCSFTRTGFGVKIPDGKRVIHATLDPADINKDVPVETALVGDAGLILDGLVEAVRDRSDGASEDRTAAVTGEVSAVKSEWLEEWKPKLTSDEVPMTPYRVIWDLLHTVDVKNTIITHDAGSPRDQMSPFWQSVAPLTYIGWGKTTQLGYGLGLAMGAKLARPDALCVNVWGDAAIGFTGMDFETAVRERIPILSVLFNNFSMAIEIPIMPVSTEKFRSTDISGHYADMAKAFGGYGERVETPDQIIPAIQRGIQKTQEGTPALLEFITAKEIQISSF, from the coding sequence ATATACGGAGAGGCACTTGAAAATACTAACCCGCCTCACCGAACCGCAAGGAAAATTAAAAATATGAAAGTTGTTGATGCAATTGCAAAAGTCCTTAAAGCGGAAGGCGTCGAATACCTATTTGCGTATCCCGTTAACCATATAATTGAGGCAGCGGCGAAATTAGACATCCGTCCGATTATCGTCAGACAGGAGCGGATTGGACTTCACATGGCGGATGCGATGAGCCGAATTACCTCTGGAGAAAAGATCGGTGTGTTCTGTATGCAGAGCGGTCCCGGTTCCGAAAACGCCTTCGGTGGTGTCGCCCAAGCGTATGGGGATTCCGCACCGATTGTGGTTTTGCCAGGTGGCTATTCCCGAAACATAACGCAAATCCAACCGAACTTCAATTCTGCTTTGAACTATCGGCACGTAACAAAGTCGTGTGAGCAGGTTACAATGCCTGAAGCTGTCCCGGAAGCGATGCGGCGCGCCTTTACGCAAGTCCGGAACGGTAGACCGCGCCCTGCACTCGTTGAGTTCCCGTCGGATCTGTTTAATGAGGAGATTTCCGACGACTTTGATCCGACACCTGTCCCCACCGTGCGCTATGGACCTGATAGTGCATCGATTGAAGCCGCTGCAGCGGCACTACTTGATGCTGAGTGTCCTATTATCTATGCAGGACAAGGTGTACATTACGCCCAAGCGTGGGATTCTTTGAAAGAATTGGCGGAGCTGCTCGCTGCACCTGTAACAACGAGTTTGGGTGGTAAGAGTGCTTTTCCAGAAGATCATCCGTTAGCACTCGGTTCTGGTGGGCGTGCGATCCCGAAACCGGTGCATCATTATCTCCAGAAAGCTGACCTGATTTTCGGTATCGGGTGCAGCTTCACGCGAACAGGCTTCGGTGTTAAGATTCCCGACGGAAAACGCGTTATTCACGCGACGTTAGATCCTGCTGACATCAACAAGGACGTTCCGGTTGAAACTGCCCTCGTTGGCGATGCAGGTTTAATTTTAGATGGCTTGGTGGAAGCGGTCCGCGACCGTTCCGATGGTGCCTCCGAAGATCGTACAGCTGCTGTCACTGGAGAAGTTAGTGCTGTTAAATCGGAATGGCTCGAAGAATGGAAACCGAAACTCACTTCTGATGAGGTGCCGATGACACCGTATCGTGTTATCTGGGATCTGCTCCATACTGTTGATGTCAAAAATACGATTATCACGCACGATGCGGGGAGTCCACGCGACCAAATGTCCCCATTCTGGCAGTCTGTCGCACCGCTTACCTATATCGGTTGGGGCAAAACGACGCAGCTTGGTTACGGTCTCGGTCTCGCAATGGGTGCCAAACTCGCCAGACCGGATGCACTCTGTGTTAACGTTTGGGGTGATGCCGCCATCGGCTTTACCGGTATGGACTTTGAGACCGCTGTGCGTGAGAGGATACCGATTCTCTCTGTGTTATTCAATAATTTTTCTATGGCAATTGAGATTCCGATTATGCCCGTGTCTACCGAAAAATTCCGTAGTACAGACATCTCTGGACACTACGCTGACATGGCGAAGGCGTTCGGTGGTTATGGAGAGCGTGTTGAAACACCTGATCAGATTATTCCGGCTATTCAACGCGGCATCCAGAAAACGCAGGAAGGCACTCCTGCGCTTCTTGAGTTTATCACAGCGAAGGAAATTCAGATTTCTTCCTTCTAA
- a CDS encoding phytanoyl-CoA dioxygenase family protein: MLSQTQVDTFREKGFLLGNRVLSDEQVDELRSELARVIDNYEKPEVPQPVRIANLGGKEESPVWQIVNIWEASSAYHRLVHNPVIVEEIGQLMSATELRVWHDQIQYKPPKVGGVNRWHQDSPLWGILMPKTSQVSAWVALDDVDESNGCMRMVRGSYHWGSQMPFLRDIPDIHTMPDRFEDNELEVELCPVPKGHVHYHHALTWHGSHDNTSEGPRRAIAVHYMTSETIYDESGNHIMKRFVTVNGGNKLAGHHFPLVMDEGKPTKANI; this comes from the coding sequence ATGCTCAGCCAAACACAGGTTGACACCTTTCGCGAAAAAGGCTTTCTCCTCGGAAACCGGGTTCTCAGCGATGAACAGGTTGACGAATTGCGGTCAGAATTGGCACGCGTCATTGATAATTACGAAAAACCTGAGGTTCCGCAGCCGGTGCGTATCGCCAACCTCGGTGGTAAAGAGGAAAGTCCGGTGTGGCAGATCGTTAATATTTGGGAAGCGAGTTCTGCCTACCATCGACTCGTTCACAATCCGGTCATTGTAGAAGAGATTGGACAGCTTATGTCGGCAACAGAGTTGCGGGTCTGGCACGACCAGATCCAATACAAACCACCCAAAGTCGGTGGTGTCAATCGCTGGCATCAGGATTCGCCGTTGTGGGGGATTCTCATGCCGAAAACGAGTCAGGTAAGTGCCTGGGTTGCGTTGGACGACGTTGATGAAAGCAACGGGTGTATGCGCATGGTTCGCGGCTCCTATCATTGGGGCAGCCAGATGCCGTTTCTGCGCGATATCCCGGACATCCATACAATGCCGGATCGCTTTGAAGATAACGAATTAGAGGTGGAACTCTGCCCTGTTCCGAAAGGTCATGTCCATTACCATCACGCCTTGACATGGCACGGGTCGCATGACAATACCAGTGAAGGTCCGCGTCGTGCGATTGCGGTGCATTATATGACAAGCGAAACTATCTATGATGAGAGTGGGAACCACATCATGAAACGTTTTGTTACCGTCAATGGCGGTAATAAATTGGCAGGTCACCATTTCCCGCTTGTGATGGATGAAGGGAAACCGACAAAAGCAAATATATAA
- a CDS encoding mandelate racemase/muconate lactonizing enzyme family protein yields the protein MKIDKIESFFIRNGYVIRIHTDTGISGVGQTACWGYPEAVDSIINTFKKHLIGQNPLRIEHHWQYLYRMGPFRGTALSGAISAIDIALWDIKGKHFGVPIWELLGGNCRDKIRLHLLGGGSTPETMYEAAKAAVEEGFTALKFDPVVGNFQDMAVDRLVKTARDIVAAAREGGGPDLDLIVEVHRKLTPMNSIVLESALAPFNLYFIEDPIQIDTITTQGELAKRMTTPLAIGERNVSIWEFREILEAGGPQYVRPDVGLAGGITHCKKIAALAEAYHSAVVTHNFLGPLITAASLHLDTSIPNFITQEYTKGDESEDFAVYKVAYQREGGYIPIPDAPGLGIELDDSLIEQNPFQPMNTGTTPLREDGSVAYAV from the coding sequence ATGAAGATTGATAAGATCGAGTCATTTTTCATTCGGAACGGCTACGTGATTCGGATTCATACGGACACAGGTATCAGCGGTGTGGGACAAACCGCCTGCTGGGGCTACCCAGAAGCCGTTGATAGCATCATCAACACATTTAAGAAACATCTCATTGGTCAAAATCCGTTGCGGATTGAGCATCACTGGCAATACCTCTACCGCATGGGTCCGTTTCGTGGGACTGCGTTGAGCGGTGCAATCAGTGCGATAGACATTGCGTTGTGGGACATCAAAGGTAAACATTTCGGCGTACCGATCTGGGAACTGTTAGGTGGGAACTGCCGTGATAAAATCCGATTGCACCTCCTCGGCGGCGGAAGCACTCCAGAAACGATGTATGAAGCGGCGAAAGCCGCTGTCGAAGAAGGTTTCACAGCACTCAAGTTCGACCCGGTGGTCGGAAACTTCCAAGACATGGCAGTCGATCGACTTGTCAAGACCGCCCGTGATATTGTCGCAGCGGCGCGAGAAGGCGGTGGGCCGGACCTTGATCTGATTGTTGAGGTGCACCGTAAACTGACACCCATGAACAGTATTGTGCTGGAATCCGCTTTAGCACCGTTTAATCTCTATTTCATTGAAGACCCGATCCAGATAGATACCATCACAACGCAGGGGGAATTAGCGAAGCGGATGACAACCCCTCTCGCTATCGGTGAACGCAATGTAAGCATCTGGGAATTCCGTGAAATCCTTGAAGCAGGCGGACCGCAATACGTGCGCCCGGACGTTGGTCTCGCCGGTGGTATAACACACTGCAAGAAAATCGCGGCACTTGCTGAGGCGTATCACAGCGCGGTTGTCACACATAACTTCCTTGGACCGCTCATTACTGCCGCATCGCTCCACTTAGACACGAGTATTCCGAACTTCATTACACAAGAGTATACGAAAGGCGATGAATCCGAAGACTTTGCCGTATACAAAGTCGCGTATCAACGAGAGGGCGGATACATCCCGATCCCCGATGCTCCGGGTTTGGGTATTGAACTGGACGATAGTTTAATCGAGCAGAACCCTTTTCAACCGATGAACACTGGTACGACACCGCTGCGTGAAGACGGCTCCGTCGCTTACGCGGTATAA
- a CDS encoding AAA family ATPase, with amino-acid sequence MPDTKSLSKHPDVQIAVENFGPIEKAEIDLRPLTVFVGESNTGKTYLSALIYALHRTFYGISRVPWSPHRILELASVHYSRHPIGSTQALSTETREVLEKLNVSGQPFKFSDSPQWLRDRLQSDLVNSERFKDELRRCFDLESASELIRFTDSRHDAMKILLEVREENQILWSFGIYNSGTEVTTDGSISEDTVLRPDDRTALREALDTRDWRQEPVRGFSWIAPTKSYYLPAARSGIMQSHGMIASSLVDRATRVGLEQFSEIPVFSGMIADFLKQIINYDERRWFSDEMSGIVKVLEDEVLRGEIEVRRPATGYPEFRYRPQKSEQTLRMNRSSSMVSELAPLVLFLHGVVQVGDTLIIEEPEAHLHPAAQTKVALTLARLVRAGVRVIITTHSNWLLEQISNLVREGEVMKIEENQTESETWLTKEEVGAWWFRTDKPVEEISFEHIAGIEPEEYGEVAEELYNRSVDLRGQLAETAGGTEVEQE; translated from the coding sequence ATGCCTGATACCAAGAGTTTATCAAAGCATCCAGATGTCCAAATTGCTGTTGAAAATTTTGGACCCATAGAGAAAGCGGAGATAGATTTGCGTCCGCTAACTGTGTTTGTTGGTGAGAGTAACACCGGTAAGACCTATCTCTCCGCGCTCATTTATGCATTACACCGTACTTTTTATGGAATCTCACGCGTTCCTTGGTCGCCTCATCGTATTCTCGAATTAGCTAGTGTTCACTACTCGCGACATCCCATCGGCTCGACTCAAGCATTATCAACAGAAACGCGAGAGGTGCTTGAAAAATTAAATGTGTCTGGACAGCCATTCAAATTTTCTGATTCACCGCAGTGGTTACGAGACCGGTTGCAATCAGATTTGGTGAATTCTGAAAGGTTTAAAGATGAACTTAGACGGTGTTTCGATCTTGAGTCCGCTTCAGAACTCATAAGATTTACGGACAGTCGGCATGATGCAATGAAGATCTTATTGGAAGTTCGCGAGGAAAACCAGATCCTCTGGTCATTTGGCATCTATAACTCTGGCACCGAAGTTACTACAGATGGTTCTATAAGTGAAGATACAGTCCTGCGTCCCGACGATAGGACCGCGTTGCGAGAGGCACTTGACACTAGAGATTGGAGGCAAGAACCCGTGCGCGGTTTTAGTTGGATTGCGCCTACAAAATCTTATTACCTTCCTGCTGCCCGGAGCGGTATCATGCAAAGCCACGGTATGATTGCCAGTTCACTTGTAGACCGTGCTACCCGTGTCGGGTTGGAACAGTTCTCTGAAATTCCTGTATTTTCGGGGATGATAGCGGATTTTCTGAAGCAAATCATTAATTACGATGAACGTCGCTGGTTTTCAGATGAGATGAGTGGAATTGTCAAAGTTCTGGAAGACGAGGTCCTACGTGGAGAGATAGAAGTTAGACGACCTGCGACAGGATATCCGGAATTTCGCTATCGCCCACAAAAATCGGAACAGACGCTACGTATGAACCGATCTTCATCAATGGTATCTGAGCTCGCGCCGCTCGTGTTGTTCCTACACGGTGTTGTTCAAGTGGGTGATACGCTCATCATTGAAGAGCCTGAAGCCCATCTGCATCCCGCTGCCCAAACTAAGGTTGCTCTGACCCTCGCCCGCTTAGTGCGCGCTGGTGTTCGCGTGATTATAACAACACATAGCAACTGGCTCCTTGAGCAAATTAGCAATTTGGTTCGCGAAGGTGAAGTAATGAAAATAGAGGAAAATCAGACTGAATCGGAGACTTGGTTGACAAAAGAAGAGGTTGGCGCGTGGTGGTTCCGTACAGACAAACCAGTAGAGGAGATCTCGTTCGAGCATATCGCAGGGATAGAGCCAGAGGAGTATGGAGAAGTAGCTGAGGAACTCTACAATCGTTCGGTAGACCTCCGAGGTCAACTTGCGGAGACAGCAGGAGGCACCGAGGTTGAACAGGAGTGA
- a CDS encoding LamG domain-containing protein: protein MRIRMLVMLCVFLNLFLCFVGYAAGGKGNVKQLGKQLYVWHFDEGNGKQSKEDTAGLVGEFTGNIKWTEGILGKAVQMAGKVGKADFIEVKHSDEIDIDEAITMMAWVYPDELPAGDQANKFTIFYKNTYYLQIEPGEGKLAYYFYETSSPGYHISDGKIKAKEWSHVAVVWDGKEAGFYINGESDGTAIAQKGPGLSRVDKPLRFGGENNGCCPRFFQGRIDELMLANYALSEVELQQIVKDTLDVSARGKLATIWGNLKR, encoded by the coding sequence ATGAGAATCCGAATGCTTGTGATGCTATGCGTTTTTCTAAATCTATTTCTCTGCTTTGTAGGTTACGCTGCAGGCGGAAAAGGGAACGTGAAACAACTCGGTAAACAACTGTATGTCTGGCATTTCGACGAAGGTAATGGGAAACAGAGTAAAGAGGATACTGCTGGTTTAGTCGGAGAATTTACTGGGAATATTAAGTGGACCGAGGGTATCCTCGGCAAAGCCGTGCAGATGGCTGGCAAAGTTGGGAAAGCCGATTTTATAGAAGTCAAGCACTCCGATGAGATTGATATAGACGAAGCGATTACGATGATGGCGTGGGTTTATCCTGATGAACTACCAGCGGGTGATCAGGCAAACAAATTCACCATCTTTTACAAGAACACCTATTATCTGCAAATTGAACCCGGTGAAGGGAAACTTGCTTACTATTTCTACGAGACGAGTAGTCCGGGTTACCATATCTCTGATGGTAAGATAAAGGCGAAAGAGTGGAGCCATGTTGCCGTTGTGTGGGATGGAAAAGAAGCCGGTTTCTATATCAATGGCGAATCTGATGGCACTGCTATCGCACAGAAGGGACCTGGGCTAAGCAGAGTGGATAAACCTTTACGGTTCGGCGGTGAGAATAACGGATGCTGTCCGCGTTTCTTTCAGGGACGTATTGATGAATTGATGTTAGCTAACTATGCGCTTTCTGAAGTTGAACTCCAGCAGATCGTCAAGGACACCCTTGATGTTTCTGCCCGCGGTAAATTGGCGACAATCTGGGGCAATTTGAAGAGATAG
- a CDS encoding phytanoyl-CoA dioxygenase family protein, which yields MNADEKYLFDLNGYLVVKNVLTPEEVAIANEAIDKHSDHGRIRPREQALDGGSPDLKGDQGRGELGGMLSWEEPWCNPFRHMLAHPTLVPYLNEILGKGFRMDHQMFLLSMDKGAEGHTFHGSSGPGFDPNQYYIFRDGRMHNGLTVVAFQLTDVPPGVGGLIVIPGSHKSNYPCPKKMRLYQEHQEHIRQVVCNAGDVAIFTEAVTHGTLPWTADHPRRSILTRYTAGNMAYVPAYEIPEWANERQRAVMEPPYHSRLNRPTLET from the coding sequence ATGAATGCTGACGAAAAGTATCTATTTGATCTGAACGGTTACCTCGTTGTCAAGAACGTGCTAACACCGGAAGAGGTGGCAATAGCGAATGAAGCGATTGATAAACATAGTGATCACGGACGCATCCGTCCACGCGAACAGGCACTCGATGGCGGCTCCCCGGACTTAAAAGGGGACCAGGGGAGAGGGGAACTCGGCGGTATGCTCAGCTGGGAAGAACCGTGGTGTAACCCGTTCCGGCACATGCTCGCCCATCCGACGCTTGTTCCATATCTCAACGAGATACTCGGAAAAGGCTTCCGAATGGATCATCAGATGTTCCTACTTTCAATGGACAAGGGGGCAGAGGGGCATACGTTCCATGGCTCCTCCGGTCCTGGCTTCGATCCGAACCAATACTATATTTTCCGTGACGGACGCATGCACAACGGCTTGACTGTCGTCGCATTCCAATTGACGGATGTGCCACCCGGAGTCGGTGGGTTAATCGTTATTCCGGGAAGCCATAAGAGCAACTACCCGTGCCCGAAGAAGATGCGGCTCTACCAGGAACACCAAGAGCATATCCGACAGGTCGTCTGCAACGCTGGCGATGTGGCAATCTTCACGGAGGCGGTGACGCACGGAACACTTCCGTGGACAGCAGACCATCCGAGACGCTCCATTCTAACCCGTTATACCGCAGGCAACATGGCGTATGTCCCAGCTTATGAAATACCGGAATGGGCGAATGAGCGCCAGCGTGCTGTCATGGAACCACCTTATCATTCTCGATTAAATCGTCCCACCTTGGAAACGTAG
- a CDS encoding Gfo/Idh/MocA family oxidoreductase, which translates to MGMYRTGIVGGRRGVHHARRYEGIENMKVIAICEIDEERLKAAVEELNIPGYTDYVEMLEKEKPDIVHAVTEPTVPRHIWVEPAAEAGVKALVIEKPLALRPSEAEALAAAYEKTGLKIIVNHQRRYLPFAEKLLKFFADDSLGDIHFIRACTEGDITDMDTHLMDVVLFALKDIPITHVWGAVQGAEIYDVPHRQCPEDLMAIYTFENGARVFFESARTAFGTIDFPGSNPRCNLDFWGTKGRMWWRENGSWGYQFDGMAEHFVEKTHFGEDDRFGQRDFTQAIATWLDDENQPHRNRLEYALLGFDLIMAAYRSALIGERIAWPPKLSDEEWVELKNRITGG; encoded by the coding sequence ATGGGGATGTATCGAACTGGGATCGTTGGCGGAAGGCGAGGTGTACACCATGCCCGACGTTATGAAGGCATCGAAAATATGAAGGTAATTGCCATCTGCGAAATCGACGAGGAACGCCTAAAAGCAGCGGTGGAAGAACTGAACATCCCGGGGTACACAGATTACGTCGAGATGTTAGAAAAGGAGAAACCTGATATTGTTCATGCTGTCACAGAACCGACAGTACCACGACATATCTGGGTAGAACCTGCCGCTGAAGCGGGTGTTAAGGCATTGGTGATAGAGAAACCACTTGCGCTCAGACCCAGCGAAGCAGAGGCACTCGCCGCTGCATACGAGAAAACTGGACTGAAAATTATCGTCAATCATCAACGGCGTTATCTGCCCTTCGCTGAGAAGCTTCTGAAGTTCTTTGCCGACGATAGTCTCGGTGATATACACTTCATTCGTGCCTGCACCGAAGGCGACATTACCGATATGGATACCCACCTGATGGATGTCGTGTTATTTGCTCTTAAAGACATTCCGATTACACACGTGTGGGGTGCCGTTCAGGGTGCTGAAATCTATGACGTTCCGCACCGACAATGCCCCGAAGATTTGATGGCGATTTATACCTTCGAGAACGGCGCACGTGTCTTTTTTGAGTCCGCTCGGACAGCGTTCGGTACCATTGATTTCCCCGGCAGTAACCCGCGATGCAACCTCGATTTTTGGGGGACGAAAGGCAGAATGTGGTGGCGAGAAAACGGTTCATGGGGCTATCAGTTTGACGGTATGGCAGAGCATTTTGTTGAGAAAACGCACTTCGGCGAAGATGATAGATTCGGACAGCGCGACTTTACGCAAGCGATTGCTACATGGTTGGATGACGAGAATCAACCACATCGGAACAGGTTAGAATACGCGCTACTCGGTTTTGATCTGATTATGGCGGCGTATCGTTCTGCGCTTATTGGCGAGCGGATTGCGTGGCCCCCGAAACTCAGCGATGAGGAGTGGGTGGAACTCAAAAATAGGATAACTGGCGGTTAA
- a CDS encoding LamG domain-containing protein yields the protein MKPIITVFSIIALSFSVSAWALNDDDALMLYFTFDEDEGGKVTDVSGNSIEGTFEGAVWSKDGKFGGAVYLEDSQKFVEVDAVPELDITDELTIQAWFFPEESQGDSNLMGRRSGANVGGYCLQWSAQFTGAPQIETWINIGGWQGSRNKQTIKPDLEEWHHVSSTYDGDMIRQYIDGKLDVEFAPPKGKINSIEVVFRIGKAQTGLNGMIGLVDEVAIYDRALTVEEINQDMENGVYFAVSPKDKLATTWGKLKR from the coding sequence ATGAAACCGATTATCACGGTTTTTTCCATCATTGCCTTAAGTTTTAGTGTGAGTGCGTGGGCGTTAAACGATGACGATGCGCTTATGTTGTACTTCACCTTTGACGAAGACGAGGGTGGCAAAGTTACAGACGTGAGCGGGAATAGCATTGAAGGCACTTTTGAAGGGGCAGTCTGGTCGAAAGATGGCAAATTCGGAGGTGCTGTCTACCTTGAAGACTCCCAAAAATTTGTAGAAGTTGACGCAGTCCCCGAACTCGACATCACCGATGAACTCACGATTCAAGCTTGGTTTTTCCCTGAAGAATCCCAAGGTGACTCTAACTTGATGGGACGTAGGAGCGGGGCGAATGTTGGCGGCTATTGTCTCCAATGGAGCGCGCAGTTTACCGGTGCCCCACAGATTGAGACATGGATTAACATCGGTGGGTGGCAAGGTTCCCGAAATAAACAGACCATTAAGCCCGATTTAGAGGAGTGGCACCATGTCTCTTCTACCTACGATGGTGATATGATTCGCCAATATATTGATGGCAAATTGGATGTAGAATTCGCACCACCAAAGGGTAAAATTAACAGCATTGAAGTTGTTTTTCGTATCGGTAAAGCGCAAACGGGACTGAACGGTATGATCGGCTTAGTTGATGAGGTAGCCATCTATGACCGTGCACTCACAGTTGAGGAAATTAACCAAGATATGGAAAACGGCGTTTACTTTGCTGTGTCTCCGAAAGACAAACTTGCCACGACGTGGGGTAAGTTAAAGAGGTAA
- a CDS encoding phytanoyl-CoA dioxygenase family protein, which produces MLNQTQVDTFREKGFLLGNRVLSDEQVEELRSELARVIDDYEKADVAQPVHIANLGGREESPVWQVVNIWEASSAYHRLVYNPIIVEEIGQLMSATELRVWHDQIQYKPPQVGGVNMWHQDSPYWPILTPKTSQVSAWVALDDVDESNGCMRMVRGSHHWGNQIPFLHSIKDIHSMPDRFEEYELEVEFCPVPKGHVHYHHSLTWHGSHDNASEGPRRAIAVHYMTSKTLYDASGNHVMKPFVTVNDGDKLEGDSFPLVMDAGKPTNPSV; this is translated from the coding sequence ATGCTCAACCAAACCCAGGTTGACACATTTCGTGAGAAAGGTTTTCTCCTCGGAAACCGTGTTTTAAGTGATGAACAGGTTGAGGAATTGCGTTCGGAATTGGCACGCGTTATTGATGACTACGAGAAAGCCGATGTTGCACAGCCAGTGCATATCGCCAACCTCGGTGGCAGAGAGGAGAGTCCCGTCTGGCAAGTCGTTAATATTTGGGAGGCAAGTTCTGCCTACCACCGACTCGTTTACAACCCGATTATTGTAGAAGAGATTGGACAACTGATGTCAGCGACGGAGTTGCGCGTCTGGCACGACCAGATTCAGTATAAACCGCCACAAGTGGGTGGTGTCAACATGTGGCATCAGGATTCACCCTATTGGCCCATTCTTACGCCAAAAACGAGTCAGGTAAGTGCGTGGGTTGCGTTGGATGATGTTGATGAGAGTAATGGATGTATGCGTATGGTCCGCGGTTCTCATCATTGGGGCAATCAGATCCCATTCTTGCATTCTATTAAGGACATTCATTCTATGCCGGATCGCTTTGAGGAGTATGAATTGGAGGTGGAGTTTTGTCCTGTTCCGAAAGGACATGTCCATTACCATCACTCCTTAACGTGGCATGGGTCGCATGATAACGCCAGTGAAGGTCCTCGGCGTGCGATTGCGGTGCATTACATGACAAGCAAAACCCTTTACGATGCCAGCGGAAACCATGTTATGAAACCCTTCGTCACTGTCAATGATGGCGATAAATTGGAAGGCGATAGCTTTCCGCTTGTGATGGATGCTGGGAAACCAACGAATCCCAGTGTATAA
- a CDS encoding phytanoyl-CoA dioxygenase family protein, with translation MNADEKYLFDLNGYLIIKNVLTPEEVALANEAIDKHDDQARLRPREQSLDGGSEELRGEQGRGELGGMLGWEEPWCNPFRHMLAHPTLVPYLNEILGKGFRMDHHMFLLSMDKGAEGFIFHGSSGPSFDPNQYYIFRDGRMHNGLTVVTFQLTDVPEGAGGLIVIPGSHKSNYPCPQEMRLYQKHQEHIRPLVCNAGDVIIFTEAVTHGTLPWTADHPRRSILTRYTAGNMAYVPAYDIPEWANERQRAVMEPPYHSRLNRPVLET, from the coding sequence ATGAATGCTGACGAAAAATATCTATTCGATCTCAACGGTTACCTTATTATCAAAAATGTGCTAACACCTGAAGAGGTAGCCCTCGCGAACGAAGCAATTGACAAACATGATGATCAGGCACGTCTACGTCCGCGTGAGCAGTCCCTTGATGGAGGTTCTGAAGAGCTGAGAGGTGAACAGGGAAGAGGCGAACTCGGCGGTATGCTTGGCTGGGAAGAACCGTGGTGTAATCCCTTCCGACACATGCTCGCGCATCCGACACTTGTCCCATACCTCAACGAGATACTCGGCAAGGGCTTCCGCATGGATCACCACATGTTCCTGCTTTCAATGGACAAGGGCGCGGAAGGCTTTATCTTTCATGGATCTTCTGGTCCCAGCTTCGATCCGAACCAGTATTATATCTTCCGTGATGGACGCATGCACAACGGTTTGACTGTTGTCACCTTCCAGTTGACGGATGTCCCCGAAGGCGCGGGTGGGTTAATCGTTATCCCGGGAAGCCATAAAAGCAACTACCCGTGTCCGCAAGAGATGCGACTTTACCAGAAACACCAAGAGCACATCCGGCCGCTCGTCTGTAATGCGGGGGATGTGATAATTTTCACGGAGGCGGTGACGCACGGCACCCTCCCATGGACAGCAGACCATCCGCGCCGTTCCATCTTAACGCGCTATACCGCAGGCAATATGGCGTATGTTCCAGCGTATGACATACCGGAATGGGCAAATGAACGTCAGCGTGCTGTTATGGAGCCTCCCTATCACTCTCGATTAAATCGTCCCGTATTGGAGACGTAG